From one Anopheles cruzii chromosome 3, idAnoCruzAS_RS32_06, whole genome shotgun sequence genomic stretch:
- the LOC128269677 gene encoding zinc transporter ZIP13 homolog, translating into MISSMMNLTSDFLDETFVYLCKEMHHYVPEFIGSIGYVPWVFSLLGSALIGLSGILPMFIIPDATKIGKEDGKELSDPAESKTLKLLLSFAVGGLLGDVFLHLLPETWEHEHDAAGGSTGGHHSLRSGLWVLGGLLLFTMVEKIFSGYANVDETNPQPKCVEIATCLLRRSGGKLPENFVGMCGSKDGIAGQGSCDIEDVPNGCFLAGNAETTAKDEAGHKKVAGYLNLLANSIDNFTHGLAVAGSFLVSLQHGILATIAILLHEIPHEVGDFAILLRSGFSRWDAAKAQLLTAGAGLLGALVAIGGSGATTALEAKTSWIAPFTAGGFLHIALVTVLPDLLDETDPWESVKQFSALLLGIGLMAFLTVYLEH; encoded by the exons ATGATCAGTAGCATGATGAATCTGACCAGTGACTTCCTGGACGAAACGTTCGTCTATCTCTGTAAGGAGATGCACCATTACGTGCCGGAGTTTATTGGATCGATCGGCTACGTACCGTGGGTGTTTTCGTTGCTGGGATCGGCACTGATCGGCTTGAGCGGAATTCTGCCGATGTTCATCATTCCGGATGCGACCAAAATCGGCAAAGAGGACGGCAAGGAGTTGAGTGATC CGGCCGAATCGAAGACACTGAAGCTCCTGCTCAGCTTTGCCGTGGGAGGTCTATTGGGCGATGTGTTCCTTCATCTGCTACCGGAAACGTGGGAACATGAACATGATGCGGCTGGAGGGTctaccggtggccaccactcTTTGCGCAGCGGCCTGTGGGTGTTGGGCGGGCTGTTGCTGTTCACGATGGTGGAGAAGATTTTTTCAGGATACGCAAACGTGGACGAAACGAACCCACAACCGAAATGCGTCGAGATCGCAACCTGTCTCTTGCGCCGTTCGGGCGGCAAACTGCCGGAAAACTTTGTCGGTATGTGTGGCTCGAAGGATGGGATCGCCGGTCAGGGATCGTGTGATATCGAGGACGTACCGAACGGCTGCTTCCTGGCGGGTAACGCGGAAACGACAGCGAAGGATGAGGCTGGTCACAAAAAGGTGGCCGGCTATCTGAACCTGCTGGCCAACTCAATCGACAATTTTACGCACGGTCTGGCGGTAGCAGGATCCTTTCTGGTGTCTCTGCAGCACGGTATTCTGGCAACGATCGCTATTCTGT TGCACGAAATTCCCCATGAAGTCGGTGACTTTGCGATCCTTCTTCGATCGGGCTTCAGTCGCTGGGACGCCGCCAAAGCACAGCTACTGACGGCGGGAGCCGGTCTGCTCGGTGCTCTCGTAGCCATCGGTGGAAGCGGCGCAACCACAGCCCTGGAAGCGAAAACTTCGTGGATCGCTCCGTTTACTGCTGGCGGTTTTCTGCACATTGCGCTCGTCACCGTACTGCCGGATCTGCTGGATGAAACCGATCCGTGGGAATCGGTGAAACAGTTTTCCGCCCTCCTACTGGGCATTGGTCTGATGGCGTTCCTAACTGTGTACCTGGAGCACTAA
- the LOC128270321 gene encoding uncharacterized protein LOC128270321, whose product MEKSSSGWRVLLLTAALCAGVVAAQDMTITEELETCSLLDRGRLETVFGSEADEFLGTVTVLFNVAPPKPVQTPRIFANRDPIHYNKIDFREQINLYHNLYQRFHSQQQYKNGVRFLLSASLHRVPYELKEYNFTEFFASVETLADAYNISVYPNPLIENGTFALFGLREFQVYVVDRCARVSYVIEPPWSLIQFSYVKAAVLSTFYDRPCGKCELENYLNSTITGDEKESTGNGISSATESTTSGGCNGTTSCAEDSSESSEVTEEEEVGQSYDSEEDDDESHHNAHRNGVSKSEPDPFINVTVTGPELELPLRVILPVLHIHVEPSELSNQEALENQTLTTHRLYHYVVLQSNDSNTHQDHPDSQTEDIELQEVSLDNSTSVLSNVNDTEADTIRVEGTDWPVEQLKEIFNTSTILYDVQQQRIFERLRRYNLTEQQQYDEVVQVSVANRYAAAVRRRGSVKPEQHRNNRRSQLKKHYARLIPWLNWTFGKALPSPGGVKVKTGNQ is encoded by the exons atggaaaaaagttCAAGTGGCTGGCGGGTTCTATTGCTCACTGCGGCGCTGTGTGCCGGTGTTGTTGCCGCCCAAGATATGACCATCACCGAGGAGCTGGAAACCTGCAGTCTGCTCGATCGCGGAAGGCTAGAGACAGTGTTCGGAAGCGAGGCAGATGAGTTTCTGGGCACAGTTACCGTGCTGTTTAATGTGGCCCCACCGAAGCCCGTCCAGACACCGCGCATCTTCGCCAACCGTGATCCGATTCACTACAACAAGATCGATTTTCGTGAACAGATCAATCT CTACCACAACCTCTACCAGCGATTCCACAGTCAGCAGCAGTACAAAAACGGAGTCCGCTTTTTGCTCAGCGCATCACTGCACCGCGTGCCATACGAGTTAAAGGAGTACAACTTTACCGAATTCTTTGCCAGTGTTGAGACGCTAGCGGATGCGTACAACATCAGCGTTTATCCAAATCCGCTGATCGAGAATGGGACTTTCGCACTGTTCGGACTGCGAGAGTTCCAGGTGTACGTCGTCGATCGTTGTGCGCGAGTTTCCTACGTTATTGAACCTCCCTGGAGCCTAATACAGTTTTCATACGTCAAGGCAGCCGTTTTGTCCACGTTCTATGACCGTCCCTGTGGCAAATGCGAG CTCGAGAACTATCTCAACTCAACTATTACGGGCGACGAAAAAGAATCCACGGGAAATGGAATTAGTTCCGCTACTGAATCAACTACGTCTGGTGGATGCAATGGAACGACCTCTTGTGCGGAAGATTCCTCGGAATCAAGTGAAGTCACCGAGGAAGAGGAAGTAGGGCAGTCTTACGACAGTGAAGAGGATGACGATGAAAGTCATCATAACGCCCACCGAAATGGTGTTTCAAAAAGCGAACCGGATCCGTTTATCAATGTAACAGTGACGGGcccggagctggagctccCACTACGTGTAATACTTCCGGTGTTGCACATCCATGTCGAACCATCGGAGCTCAGCAATCAGGAAGCTCtggaaaaccaaacattgACTACACACAGGCTTTATCACTATGTTGTGCTCCAATCGAACGACAGCAACACTCATCAGGATCATCCTGATAGCCAAACGGAGGACATTGAGTTGCAGGAAGTTTCGTTGGACAACTCTACGTCTGTTTTGAGCAATGTCAACGATACTGAAGCGGATACTATACGCGTCGAGGGCACCGATTGGCCAGTGGAGCAGTTGAAAGAAATTTTCAACACGAGTACTATTTTGTATGACGTCCAGCAGCAAAGGATATTTGAGCGGCTTCGGCGCTATAATCTCACCGAACAGCAGCAATACGATGAAGTCGTGCAAGTATCTGTCGCCAATCGCTATGCCGCGGCCGTTCGACGCCGAGGTTCGGTTAAACCGGAGCAACATCGTAACAATCGACGGTCGCAGCTAAAGAAGCACTACGCCCGGTTGATTCCGTGGTTGAATTGGACCTTTGGAAAAGCGCTGCCTTCGCCAGGAGGAGTTAAAGTAAAGACAGGCAACCAGTGA